A portion of the Paenibacillus hamazuiensis genome contains these proteins:
- the glpK gene encoding glycerol kinase GlpK — translation MSKYVIALDQGTTSCRAIVFNKQGQIVSMAQQEFTQIFPQSGWVEHDAGEICRVQLEVLRRAVKDISAADIAAIGITNQRETTVVWDRATGKPLYNAIVWQCRRSSGICRTLKENGFEPTIRRKTGLVLDPYFSGTKLKWLLDEHPEIRAKADAGEALFGTIDSWLIWNLTEGAVHMTDFSNASRTMLFNIHTLDWDDEILAEFGIPRSMLPVVKPCSEVYGYTKVLGGESAGIPISGAAGDQQAALFGQGCFAEGMAKNTYGTGCFILKNTGEKPVASQKGLLTTIAWGLGGKVTYALEGSVFIGGAVVQWLRDGLGIVDNAAETEAIARSVEDTGGVYFVPAFTGLGTPYWDPHARGIMTGLTRATGRAHIVRAALEAIAYQSRDVLQVMEEESGIRLPELRVDGGAVKNGFLMQFQADLLGVSVTRPKVNETTALGAAYLAGLAVGFWSGLDEIQTLWELDRTFAPEKDDEFRERTYSGWQKAVQLQLGVS, via the coding sequence ATGAGCAAATATGTAATCGCTTTAGATCAGGGCACGACGAGCTGCCGTGCGATTGTGTTCAATAAGCAGGGGCAGATTGTAAGCATGGCGCAGCAGGAGTTTACGCAAATTTTCCCGCAGTCCGGTTGGGTCGAACACGACGCGGGGGAGATTTGTCGCGTTCAACTCGAGGTTTTGCGGCGAGCGGTTAAGGACATCTCCGCCGCAGACATAGCTGCCATCGGCATTACCAACCAGCGCGAAACGACGGTCGTTTGGGACCGGGCCACCGGCAAACCGCTTTATAATGCGATCGTTTGGCAGTGCCGCCGTTCGAGCGGCATATGCCGGACGCTGAAGGAGAACGGCTTCGAGCCGACGATCCGCCGCAAAACCGGGCTCGTGCTGGACCCGTATTTTTCAGGGACGAAGCTGAAATGGCTGCTGGACGAGCATCCGGAAATCCGGGCGAAAGCCGATGCGGGCGAAGCGCTGTTCGGCACGATCGACAGCTGGCTCATCTGGAATTTGACCGAAGGGGCCGTCCATATGACGGATTTTTCCAACGCGTCGCGGACGATGCTGTTTAATATTCATACGCTCGATTGGGATGACGAGATTTTGGCCGAATTCGGCATTCCGCGTTCGATGCTGCCTGTAGTTAAGCCGTGCAGCGAAGTATACGGATACACGAAGGTACTCGGAGGTGAGAGCGCGGGCATCCCGATCTCCGGAGCGGCCGGCGACCAGCAGGCTGCGCTGTTCGGGCAAGGATGTTTTGCCGAAGGTATGGCGAAAAACACGTACGGCACCGGCTGCTTCATCCTGAAAAATACCGGAGAGAAGCCGGTCGCATCGCAAAAAGGGCTGCTCACGACGATCGCCTGGGGACTCGGCGGCAAGGTAACCTATGCGCTGGAAGGAAGCGTATTCATCGGCGGCGCGGTCGTCCAGTGGCTGCGCGACGGGCTCGGCATCGTCGATAACGCGGCGGAAACGGAAGCGATCGCCCGGTCGGTCGAGGATACGGGTGGCGTCTACTTCGTGCCGGCGTTCACCGGGCTCGGCACGCCCTATTGGGACCCGCACGCCCGCGGCATCATGACGGGTCTGACCCGTGCCACTGGCAGGGCGCATATCGTGCGCGCCGCCCTGGAGGCGATCGCGTATCAGAGCCGCGACGTGCTGCAGGTGATGGAAGAGGAGTCGGGCATCCGTCTGCCCGAGCTGAGAGTCGACGGCGGCGCTGTAAAAAACGGCTTCCTCATGCAGTTTCAGGCGGACCTGCTCGGCGTCAGCGTAACCCGCCCCAAAGTCAACGAGACGACGGCGCTCGGAGCGGCGTATCTGGCCGGACTTGCTGTCGGTTTTTGGAGCGGGTTGGATGAAATTCAAACACTGTGGGAGCTGGACCGAACATTTGCGCCGGAGAAAGACGACGAATTCCGCGAGCGGACATACAGCGGCTGGCAGAAGGCGGTTCAATTGCAACTCGGGGTAAGTTGA
- a CDS encoding NUDIX hydrolase, producing the protein MNVWSGAAAVCMNGRGEMLMVLQGKPDEEKRWSVPSGGMEPGETFEACCEREVWEETGYRVKVVRFLHEKSGAGSEGRFIFRYFEVKCIGGEAAIQDPDRLIHDIRWQSAERIASLDLCFPEDRDFLLTYISDRSADPQTN; encoded by the coding sequence ATGAATGTATGGAGTGGAGCCGCGGCTGTTTGCATGAACGGCCGGGGCGAAATGTTGATGGTGCTGCAGGGCAAGCCGGACGAGGAGAAGCGATGGTCCGTACCGTCCGGCGGGATGGAGCCGGGGGAAACTTTCGAAGCATGCTGCGAGCGGGAAGTGTGGGAGGAGACCGGATACCGGGTGAAGGTTGTGCGGTTTTTGCATGAAAAAAGCGGCGCCGGATCGGAGGGCCGCTTCATATTCCGGTATTTCGAGGTGAAATGTATCGGGGGAGAGGCGGCGATTCAAGACCCGGACCGACTCATTCACGATATCCGCTGGCAGTCCGCAGAACGCATCGCCTCGCTGGATTTATGCTTTCCGGAGGACAGGGACTTTCTGCTGACTTATATATCCGACCGGTCCGCCGATCCCCAAACGAACTAA
- a CDS encoding ROK family transcriptional regulator has protein sequence MKQTGDLNLVKQMNKAIVLEHIRKHSPVSRAEIAALTGLTKATVSSLVSEWIDSHMVFEIGTGASSGGRKPVMLLFNKQAGYAIGVDLGVDYIAAALTDLEGSVVQELRIAHRNISVQSVIGDLVRCVRELISRAPVSPYGIVGIGIGIPGISDDQGTVLFAPNLGWENVPLKQLVEQELGIPVAIDNEANAGAVAEKQFGAGTSASHLIYVSLGSGIGTGIIIKGELYRGATGFSGEIGHVTIELSGPKCRCGNIGCWELYASEHALLQQAKKLLGEDGIDVETLISRAREGNTDAVQLFSRLGHYLGVGLVGIANSFNPELIIIGGRLTEAAPWLEKPMHEALEQRLLPFPRKELQVRFSSLGARSAVLGASSFAISTFLASIKA, from the coding sequence ATGAAGCAAACGGGAGATTTGAACCTCGTCAAACAAATGAATAAAGCGATCGTTCTGGAGCATATCCGCAAGCATTCGCCGGTGTCGCGCGCCGAAATCGCCGCTCTGACGGGACTGACCAAGGCGACCGTATCCTCGCTCGTAAGCGAATGGATCGACAGCCACATGGTGTTTGAAATCGGCACCGGCGCATCGAGCGGCGGGCGCAAGCCGGTGATGCTGCTGTTCAACAAGCAGGCCGGCTACGCGATCGGCGTCGATTTGGGCGTCGATTACATCGCTGCGGCGCTGACGGATTTGGAGGGCTCCGTCGTACAGGAGCTGCGAATCGCCCATCGCAACATTTCGGTGCAATCGGTCATCGGCGATCTTGTCCGATGCGTCCGTGAACTCATTTCACGTGCTCCCGTCAGCCCATACGGCATCGTCGGCATCGGCATCGGCATCCCGGGCATCAGCGACGACCAGGGGACCGTGCTGTTCGCGCCGAACCTCGGCTGGGAAAATGTGCCGCTGAAGCAGCTGGTCGAGCAGGAGCTCGGCATCCCGGTCGCCATCGACAATGAAGCGAATGCCGGAGCCGTTGCGGAAAAGCAGTTCGGCGCAGGCACTTCCGCCTCCCACCTCATCTATGTCAGCCTCGGCAGCGGGATCGGCACCGGCATCATCATAAAAGGCGAGCTGTACCGCGGGGCGACCGGCTTTTCCGGGGAGATCGGGCACGTCACGATCGAGCTCAGCGGGCCGAAATGCCGCTGCGGCAACATCGGCTGCTGGGAGCTGTATGCGTCCGAGCATGCACTGCTGCAGCAGGCGAAAAAGCTGCTCGGCGAAGACGGCATCGATGTCGAGACGCTCATCTCCCGCGCGCGCGAAGGAAACACCGATGCCGTGCAGCTCTTCTCGCGGCTCGGACATTATCTCGGCGTCGGTCTCGTGGGCATCGCCAACAGCTTTAACCCGGAGCTGATCATCATCGGAGGACGGCTGACGGAAGCCGCTCCATGGCTGGAGAAACCGATGCACGAGGCTTTGGAGCAGCGGCTGCTGCCGTTTCCGCGCAAGGAGCTGCAGGTGCGGTTCTCTTCGCTCGGTGCGCGCTCCGCAGTGCTGGGGGCTTCCTCGTTCGCCATCTCCACCTTTCTCGCCTCCATCAAAGCTTAG